The following nucleotide sequence is from Candidatus Methanosuratincola sp..
AACGACGGTGCGAGGGTCGCTCAGGGGAGGATACTGGTCCACACCGACGCCGATGTCGTCCCGGAACCGGACTGGCTCGAGAACATACGATCCAGCTTCACCGAAGGCGTGGTCGCGGTCTGCGGACCCGACGAGCCCTTCGAGAACAAGTTCAAGTACAGGCTGCTCTACTTCTTCATCAACCTCTTCTCGGACGTGACCTACAGGATGGGGGTCGTGGGCACGCGCGGGACCAACACAGCCGTTCTGAGGGAAAAGTTCTTCGAGGCGGGCGGGTACACCGACTACCCCCTCTGCGACGACGTCGAGCTCGGCTTCCGCCTGAAGCGGCTGGGGAGGGTCGTCTACACGAGGAAGACTACGGTCAGGGCATCTGCGAGGCGGCTCGAGAAGTACGGGATAGTCCGCGTACTGAATGGCTGGCTAAGAGGAGACCTTCTGCTCGTCAGGGGCAAGAGGACCGTCGGAAAATACCACCGCGAGTCATACTGAGCTCTTCGTTCTGTGCCCGTAATAGGGCTTGGCGACGGTCCGATCGCCTAATACCTCTGCTTCCTCTTGTTCCCCATTAGGAAGACCAGCAGCAGCACCGCCACGACCGCGATGACCAGAACCGCCATTATGATGATGTCCCTGATCATCTCGGGCGGGAGGGGCTCAGGCTCCTTGATCGTGAAGCTCCACTGTACCGTGTTTGTGTTGTCCGAGGTGTCAGAGAGGGTTACCTCAACCGTGTGGACCCCCAGGTCAAGTATTACCTGCAAACTGGCACTCGTCTTGGTTATTGTCGCCTGCGAGGTCCTGTCCACGCCGTCCACTTTCAGCCTCACAGATTCTGGCTTCACCTCCAGGTTGTCGAAGAGGGTCGCGCTTATTGTCAGCGTCCTCTCGGTGATCGCGCTCCCGTTAGCAGGCTTTGTCTCGGTGACGATGGGGGGTATGTCGTCCACCCTGAATACCCATGCCTCCGTGGCATTGTTCCCCGCGAGGTCATATACCCTGAGCTCTGCCTCGTGCATGCCCTTCGAGAGCGGCGGAGAGGGGTAGTAGAGCAGGGCGCTACCCGTCAGATTCGCGAAGCCCACGACCTCCTCCCCGTCTATTACGAGGCTGATCCTACTCAGGTCGATGCCGTAGTTATCTTGGTAGCCTGCGTAGACCGAGTCGTTGTATGGCACTATCATAGACCTCTCCGGGTGGAAGTACGCTATTACGGGAGGCGTTAGGTCTACCGTGAATGCCCACGTAAATGCATATGCGTTGCCGACCTTGTCGAAGACCTCGATCGTGGCGTTGTAGGCGCCCTCTGTGAAATTGAATTCGGGCGTGAAGTCCATCCTCTCGCCGGCACTCGACGTCGCGTTCCATGAATTGATAGTCAGGGTCGCGTGAGAAACCCCAGAGAGCGAGTCTGTGAAGTTGGCTGACACCTTGGGTCTGGGGTCGCCTACATATGAACCATTCAACGGCAGATATCCAGCGATCTCCGGCGGCGTCGTGTCGACGGCGACCTTGATCGCGATCACGGCCGTGTTGCCCACCACATCGCTGACCGTCAGCGTTAACGTGTGCCACCCGTCGGTGAGTCTACCCGGCGTCGCGTTCACCCACAGCCCCCTCGGTGGTGCAGTTCTGAGAACCCTGCTGATCTCCGCGCCGTCGACCATAAGGACGACCCCCGATTGCGAGATCTCCAAGGTTGAGTCTCTCACTAGAATCCTTACAGCCGGAAACGGATCTCCCGTGTATGCGTTCTCCTGAGGCTCTGAATACGCCAGGTAAGGAGGGTTCCCGTCCGCGATGTACTCCCCCATCCTGTCGACCTCCAGAACGAGGCTGCCTGAGGTGGCGTTCCAACGCAGAGACCTGACCGGCCCCCCTGAGTCCTGGCCTGTTCTGACCGCCGGGCTCCCGTCGAAGAGGACCCCAGGCTGGTTCTGGAAGCTTAGCCCATACATGCTTACTGTTGCCTTGGCATCCAGCGCCGGGAGGGCCGAGACATTGACCCCTACAGCCCCCGCGCCGATGTGGAGGTACTCGCCCAAACTCAGAAGCGAGTTCGCCGTGACCGGATCGCAGAGGTTCAGGCCGACTGCATAGGAGATCCTCGCCACCGGTTCGCTCCCGTTGAAGAACTCGAACGCGATCCCTGATGCATTCGTGAAGTCAGTTACCCCCCTCCAGTCCGTGGTCACCCCTCCGAGCCTGGAGTCAAAGTCCGCCGGCTGGAAGTTGAGGACTGCGGTAAAGGACGTCGAGTTCAAAAGAACCGTCGGGCCAGCAGGGACCTCGATCCTAATGTCCGTCCCAAAAATGCCCTTCGAGAGGAAGCTGGCTGGCACTGTTAGGTTCACTAGGAATGCGTACCAGCCCGAGCCGTCGGGGTTTGTCCCGTTCGCCCAAGTCCCGTTCCGGGAAGGCGAGAGGTACAGCGTTTCGTACCCGAGCCATCCAAGATCGATCTCGGCGCTCACGTGGTCGTTCGGCGCAGAGACGTTCACGACCAGGCTCATCGCGGAGCCGTTGAAGTAGTAGTAGAGAGGGACCTGCGATGAAAGCGGCCCTCCGGTCTTTGATACGGCATAGCATGATACCTCTCCGAACGGTTGGACCAGCCTGAACGCTTCCTGAGCAATCCCCGCCGTGCCGTTCGCGGTAATGGTGTAAGCCCCGGTGGGGAGCCCAACCGTTGAGACGTTGACTACCAGCGTCCCAGAGGGACCGATCACGAGCGAGTCATTCCTGAAGACCAGCCCTGGCGGCCCCGTGACCGTGACCGAGACTGCCGAGGGAGGCCCTGATACGTTTATGGAGACCGTCTCCCCCACTGAGTAGAGGGTAGTGTCTGAGTCTACAGTGATCGTCAGCCCCGCCGACATGACTGAGGGCGGGATCCAGAACATAAGCACAGTCAATAGGACGGCTAAGACAGCCTCCTTTAAAAATTTCAAAACCTTACACCACAAAATAACAATTTATCTTATTATCTTTATACTTATCTGAAATTAGCAACTTCCGGACATTTCAGGCTCAATGATAACTCATGCGAAGAGAGGAACCGCTTGAGGACACCTGATCAGCCGCCCCTGGTGAGCAGCTCCTCCCTATGGAAGTGCCTGATCCCCAAGACAAGGACTATAGCATTCACCAGCGCGAAAATCCCTATCATCATGAGTATCATGAGCGGTCCGAAGATGATGGCACCGCCCACCTCTGCGAAGACAAGCGCCAAGACTGGTGCGATTAGGATCGCGCTCATCTGCTGCGCCTCCCTGTAGCCCTTGACGCGGAGCGATATTATCACCGTGACCCCTATGCCCGCCAGAGCCACAAGCGGGGTGACCCCGAATATGAAGAGCAGCCATAGCGCGTTGGGGAGCAGGACCTCCCCCCCGAAGTGGAGGACCGACGCCAGGTCAACCACTATGCAGTAGACCCCAAAGGAGGCGAAGGTCACGAGGATTGACGGGATGAACGAGACGAGGATCTTGCCCAGCAGCAGCTCCCCGTCTTTGAGTGGCGTCGCGAGGAGTGCCTCGAGTGTCTTCCTGTCCTTCTCCCCCGCGAAGCTGTCTGAGGCGAGTACGCTGGAGGCCATTATCGGTATTATGAGGAAGAACGGGGCGAAGAAGTAGAGCGCGAATACATAGACCATCGCCTCCTCAGCTCCCATGCCCGCCACCGCCGCCTTCACCTCTGGGGGGAGGTTCTCGAAAATCGGTCCGATGAGCTGGAAAGCCGTCCCCGGGACCCCGACCAATGATGGGACGAGGACGAGTATCAGCGGGAGGACTGTCGTGAAGACCAGCGGCACAAATATGATCGGCGCCAGCACCTGGTAGTTCCTCCTGATCTCCTTCCAGTCCTTCAAGAAGACGAGCATCGCGTTCCCGAGCTTCAACCCCGCATCCCCTCCACAATCCTCAGGTAGGTCTCCTCGAGCGAAGGCAGGAACGGCTTCACGGAGAGGATCTGACCGCCCCCCTCGACCACCCTCCTGACTATTTCCGGGGTGGTCAGTACGGGATCACCGGTGCTGACTACAAGATCACTCCCCCTCGCCTCGACCCCGGAGACGCCCTGCACCCCCTCTAGCGAACTGAGGTACTCGGAGGCGCTGCCCAGAATCCTGATCTCCACCTTGACCGTCCCTGCGACACTGTTCCTGAGCTCCTCTGGCGTGCCCGCAACCTTGAGCCCTCCCCTCAAGATTATCCCTACCCTGTTGCAGATCCTCTCAGCGTCCTCGAGACGGTGCGTCGATATCAGGATAGTCCTCCTCTCCATCCTGCTCAGCTTGAGTATGAGATCCCTGATGAGCTTCGACGACTCCGGATCAAGTCCTGAAGTCGGCTCGTCGAGGAATAGCACCGGGGGGTCGTGTATGATCGCCCGCGCAATCGCCAGCTTCTGCTTCATCCCCTTGGAGAAGACCCCCACCCGCTCCCCCCTCC
It contains:
- a CDS encoding ABC transporter ATP-binding protein; translated protein: MNAIVARNLTKRFNSFTAVDGLSLEIQEGEVFGLLGPNGAGKTTTIRMLACIIAPTSGAAQVLGKDIREDPAAVRAVVGVQTESPSLYERLTALENLEFFAKAYGIRDPARIRSRTRELLEFFDLWERRGERVGVFSKGMKQKLAIARAIIHDPPVLFLDEPTSGLDPESSKLIRDLILKLSRMERRTILISTHRLEDAERICNRVGIILRGGLKVAGTPEELRNSVAGTVKVEIRILGSASEYLSSLEGVQGVSGVEARGSDLVVSTGDPVLTTPEIVRRVVEGGGQILSVKPFLPSLEETYLRIVEGMRG
- a CDS encoding glycosyltransferase, with translation MQISVIVPTYNEEKVIARTLMHLSRQTLPRSEYEIIVVDGGSGDRTVEIASRYADLVIRQTGKGVGGARNDGARVAQGRILVHTDADVVPEPDWLENIRSSFTEGVVAVCGPDEPFENKFKYRLLYFFINLFSDVTYRMGVVGTRGTNTAVLREKFFEAGGYTDYPLCDDVELGFRLKRLGRVVYTRKTTVRASARRLEKYGIVRVLNGWLRGDLLLVRGKRTVGKYHRESY
- a CDS encoding ABC transporter permease subunit, which translates into the protein MKLGNAMLVFLKDWKEIRRNYQVLAPIIFVPLVFTTVLPLILVLVPSLVGVPGTAFQLIGPIFENLPPEVKAAVAGMGAEEAMVYVFALYFFAPFFLIIPIMASSVLASDSFAGEKDRKTLEALLATPLKDGELLLGKILVSFIPSILVTFASFGVYCIVVDLASVLHFGGEVLLPNALWLLFIFGVTPLVALAGIGVTVIISLRVKGYREAQQMSAILIAPVLALVFAEVGGAIIFGPLMILMMIGIFALVNAIVLVLGIRHFHREELLTRGG